In Thermothelomyces thermophilus ATCC 42464 chromosome 4, complete sequence, a single genomic region encodes these proteins:
- a CDS encoding glycoside hydrolase family 43 protein (CAZy_ID 270036) yields MTKCTPGTAWLACGTGDHPLTASWVEKGLIKTNWDTFSLDTSTFVANGTRYLNPWTIGGTAVAISRPTLPWERIGYKVNEGPYVIQRNGKVFLTCSASASATDSNYCMGMPTATEGSDLLNPASWSKSQNPIFASNPKTNQWGPGHNLFVVSEDGLSDILVYHDRGYKDIRGDPLNDPNRRTRMQKLYWKEDGTPDFGVPVPEGNTPVRLRSAAGLGQDVRYYTGSDGPTDTPALADTQFRIASPGLAGGSMVSLESTSNPGMFVRRADDGSAQFVSSDALGSASAKASASFNLVPGLADVSFEASDASDQYLRLEASGRLTTVQAGEDAQEQATFFLE; encoded by the exons ATGACG AAATGCACGCCAGGAACTGCATGGCTTGCCTGTGGCACGGGCGACCACCCGCTGACGGCGAGCTGGGTGGAAAAGGGGCTCATCAAGACCAACTGGGACACCTTTTCGCTCGACACATCCACCTTTGTCGCCAACGGCACGCGCTACCTG AACCCCTGGACGATCGGCGGCACGGCCGTTGCCATCTCCCGCCCAACCCTGCCGTGGGAGCGTATCGGGTACAAGGTCAACGAGGGGCCATACGTGATCCAGCGCAACGGCAAGGTCTTTCTGACGTGCTCGGCCAGTGCCAGTGCGACGGACTCCAACTACTGCATGGGCatgccgacggcgacggagGGATCGGACCTGCTGAACCCGGCCTCATGGAGCAAATCGCAGAACCCCATCTTCGCCAGCAATCCAAAGACCAATCAATGGGGACCGGGTCACAACTTGTTTGTTGTGTCGGAGGACGGGTTAAGCGACATCCTAGTGTATCATGACCGCGGGTACAAGGATATCCGAGGCGACCCGCTCAATGATCCGAACCGGCGGACAAGGATGCAGAAGCTGTACTGGAAGGAGGACGGAACGCCAGACTTTGGGGTGCCCGTGCCGGAAGGGAACACACCAGTGCGGCTGCGGTCAGCCGCAGGGTTGGGCCAGGACGTGAGGTACTACACGGGCAGCGACGGTCCGACGGACACGCCGGCGCTGGCTGATACCCAGTTTCGTATCGCCAGTCCCGGGTTGGCGGGCGGGAGTATGGTCAGCCTGGAGTCGACGAGCAACCCGGGCATGTTTGTGCGCCGGGCGGACGATGGAAGTGCGCAGTTTGTAAGCAGCGATGCGCTGGGCTCGGCTTCTGCCAAAGCATCGGCCAGCTTCAACCTCGTCCCCGGGTTGGCCGACGTCTCGTTCGAAGCGTCGGATGCGAGTGACCAGTATCTTCGGTTGGAAGCAAGCGGACGACTCACGACGGTACAGGCTGGGGAGGATGCCCAGGAGCAGGCAACCTTCTTTTTGGAGTAG